ATCTCTATGTTTCTCGGGTTTTAAATTGGAACAAAATGTGCTAGCTGCacagcattattttttttaactgtatagaccgtttcatcggacgcacgtgcggtgacgcgattcGCGTCTGgcctgaactttacttccggtttcaggtgctaaactgaactcttgaacaaatacctcgttgaaaaaaacaaatgttttggtttcctagttaatctatgtgttgtttattttgcttgttttataaataaactatgtttaaagtactttgttgttgtttattcttaggagtttaccggaagttgcctgttgaccacgaaagccgcttgtttatgttgttactactgaaaccgtctatatgtacAGTAAAATATCAGATTAACCCAATGAATGCTGTTTCTTCAGCCTCTCCGAATGCTGAACCCTCTCCTCTGGACTCTTTTTGTAACTcctgaaacacatttaaaaaaaaagcattTCTTATTTATCGGTCACacacactgaaataaaaaatttatacatttatatgtttatacagtatatataaaaCAGTTGATTATGTGCCTTATGTTTTATACTACTATGCATCTTATTGTTTTACATTCTTGTTTTATAAATCAATGTcaattttcaaaactgttaacTGTAGATTGTAGTTAAATCCTTTTCACATTACTTTGGTGCAAGTAAATGCATTGTGGTTTACTGTACTGGATTAGGCTGAAACAGATTTTCAAGGAAGCTTTCAAGAAAGATTTATTTATACCAAGAGGCTCTATGCAATACAATACACGGATATTTTAATCCAAAACTTCTATTAACTAAATGAATGAATCTGATCCTGCCAgacacatttacaaataaatgcgGCCAATTTTAAATGTCAGCTGACACGTCTGGTGGGTTTCGTGGCATTTTTAGCAGTGTCCACCGCAGATTGAGTTAAAGTTCAAATTCCATCAACAGaagtgttaaagttaatggaAGTGCTTAGAGAGGGAGACGGGTTGATCAAAGGATGAAGTACTGACCCTCGACGCGGTAGCTGCTGGCCTGAAACAGGAGCGTTCTGACCCTGACTGGGCTGTAGGATCCTTACATGACAGAAGAAGGGGGATTTATTAGAAATCCTGTGCAAGTATATAATGCTTTGTGACTGttttgtgaagtgttttatttacttgGTGTGTAATTGTTTACCGTTTGGTAGGAGGACTCTTGCTTTTCTGCACTTTTCTCGTCTGACCTGGAGATTCACCCATTCTGATGAGATACAAGACAAGATCAGTCAGTAAATGCCTTTAAATGTCCCTTTATACAAATAGATGAATTTTATTTAATCACAACATTAAAAGTTCAAAGATCATTGTCtcacttgctggtggcaagtttttagatatttgtgacaatgcctgtgaaaacccagctaaagtcatttttagtCATTTACTATTTTCTACATATAAACATTCTGCAtattgtaaagaacattctgtgaaaatataaccttgctatatctttaatactgattgtaaggtcatgtcaaagattgaaattactTGAGTTAAATCGAACTTTGAAGCTCCTAATCTTATTATTAGATTATGCAACTTTTtcttggatttcacagacgcGGCCACAAAAGTATATTTCCCCAGACTTTACAccatatttgtatatatttattatattattttaaatatatatgtgacCTTGGTCCAGCATTGTTAGCAACAgctaacaatacattgtatgggtgaaaattatagattttttaattacaacaatcattaaaatttaagtgaCGATCATTTTCCATCAAGATATTTCGAAAATTCTTACCGTAAATACAAGGTTGAAACTTTGAGAAGTGAGGGGGGGTACAAAATAGGGCAAAATGTTTTCGACTTAAATCACATTTCCGGCATTTACATACGTTTAGGGACTATGATGAtacaaaatacaggaaatagtgccaagaaaaaaaatctggaatTCAGGAAATTCtgccaagaaaaaaaatgccacTAAactatgtatacatttatttgtggtttactgttttctacataaaatcaccctacataatgtaaacaaaagttCATGGGCCCTTAGAATTGGCCTAAGCATCCCCCCTTATGGCACCCTTGTCGACACCTTTCTTGTCCTGCTCTTTCATGCCGATGACAACATCaatgttacaaaaaaatcaaaacaaacgaTTTTGAAAGTGGGGGGGGCACAATCAGGATTTTAAGTGTCCCCTCGTCCCCAGTGAAAATTACGTCCctgtgtaaatataaatattttttaaaatgtatttatcattagaaATATGTGTtgctttatttggacaactttaaaggcgatttctcaatatttcagtttttattttattttttgcaccgTAAGATTCACGATTTTCAAATAGTTCTATCTCAGCTGAATATTTTCCTAtcctaacaaaaacaacaacctTTCATCAATGGAAATCTTATTTATTGTAACCGTTTCCAAGGTTCCTGTTgataatacactaagacgtcatggtttgaaatcatgcatggcacagaaggttcccctgcttaaaccagcacatgtacAGGCccatcttaagtttgccaatgaccatttggatgatccagaggactCATGgcagaaagtcatgtggtcagatgagaccaaaatataactttttggtcataattccactaaacgtgtttggagaaagaagaatgatgagtaccatccgaAGAACACCATCCATattgtgaagcatgggggtggtagcatcatgctttggggtgtttttctgcacatgggacagggcgactgcactgtattaaggagaggatgtccggggaacaacctccttctctcaattagagcattgaagatgggtcgaggctgggtcctccaacatgacaatgacccgaaacACAGCAAGGATAAGCatggagtggctctgtaagaagcatattaaggttctggcgtggcctagccagctttcagacctaaacccaatagagaatctttggagggagctcaaactctgtgtttctcagcgacaagctgatctagagaagatctgtggaggagtgggcaAAAATCCTTCCTGCATTgtgtgcaaataaaaaaaaaactacaggaaacgtttgacctctgtaattgcaaacaaaggctactgtaccaaatattaacattgactttctcaggtgttaaaatacttatttgcagctgtatcatacaaataaatagttaaaaaaatcataattttttttagattatatctcttacagtggacatgcacctacaatgACAATTTTAGACCCCTCCAGGATTtgtaagtgggagaacttgcaaaatagcagggtgttcaaatacttattttcctcactgtatgtcATTATgacaaagtaattttttttatgtatcaCCTTGCAGGGCAAATCATTTTACACACCACACAACCTTAGTGAAGTACTGTCATGACTGTGATCTTgtatcatattttcattttatgggGTGAATGCCAGGAATGTGTCACTATGGAATTTGGTTCTGGATGAccataaaagaaagaaagaacgcTTTTGGCTTTCCTAAATAAACTTTGGAAATTTTACACTGAAGTAAAAATTGTTAGATAATGCAGCTAAGTTTAACCGGTAATCTGGATCTGGTTTATTTGATCCAGTCACTTTATTCACAtatcaaatataaaataaaaagcattcatacactccaaaaaaatgcttgttttattttcaacccagcattgggtcaaaaagggatgaacccagaCGACTGGGTTATAATTTAACTTACATTGGTGGATTGTTTTAACTCGTTGtgtcaaataaaacatttcctgggttaatttaacacaaCGGCCAGGTTTGTCCCATTGTCATTCCTCCACTCACCTCTGTTTTTTTCTATCAAGGGATTTCTGGGTAGCAGCAGACAGAATCATCTTGTCTTTTGGAGATTTTGCTTTTTCCTGTGTgccaaaaaaaacacattattttcttaaCATGCAATTAAACGGTCCAGTCATGCtgaaacattaaaatacattctTTGTGTTATccataaaagaaataataatacACTAAGCAACAATTGGCAAGGTGTGTCGAATCAACACAAACTAAACTGATCTCCTCccataagaaaaataataatggaTCATGAAACAAAACGATGGATGACATCAGTACCATTTCTCTGAGCTTTCTCTCTGTGCGAAGATCTCGGTCCTGCTGTAGCAAAGACAAACGCTCCTCCAGTGTCATTGTAAAAAAGATGTCATGAATGTCAAACAGGGCCGCGCGTAACTGGAGGGTAAACAGACAAAACCAAGAGCTATAAACTCACACAGATTTATAAAGATAAGGTACTATGTCCTGAACTTAAATAGTATCTGATGTTaaaccagtgcttctcaaatagtgggggggacccccagggggggctcgaagcgacaccaggggaaaatactttttcaggaagtgatttttttgcactgtcacttatagacattacaccccaatcacgctgataagccacttgagtttttattattatttattgattatatttaatttaatttttcagtatcaaatggtcaaaaaatattataccataaataaggatttttttcaggcaaattgatgcattttaagtcttttttgttacagactaaaaaacaatgttaataaagttattctttgttgtaagttgatcgatatttctatttttgtgttttctttaatgttaataaggatacaatgttttgcagatgttttatactatttacagtcgcggtggagagttggggggcgcaaaatgtttacttcttcctagtgGGGGGCGCGACAGAAAACAACTGAGAAGCACCGTGTTAAACCAACAATATAACTTTTTAACAACAAACCAGATTGTCTGAGTTCAAATCgatatgttatttatttatttaattttagttGATGTGCTGAAACAACAATAGAAAAATCACAGATATtctaatggatttaatgtttataatggGAATTGTACTGGTTTTAATGGACACTATAATGGTCTCTAGGGGTCTCTACTGGTAAtgtgttctgttctgttctgttggTGGGATGTTATCTGACAGATGGGTAACTATAACACCATTAAATCCTACTGGAAAAAGAGACAAACTACATAAATTAATTTGGCAATAGTTTTTATGGTAAGCAGTGGATCATAATGGTATTTGAAATGGAAACCTttaaaatttgtattaattttcacttcaatatttatttaaattaattcttACAGTTCACCtgttatgttattttaagaAGATTTTGAGTTAAATGATTTGAATAGTGAGTTATTACAGATCTATCACCTGAGCTCTGACTCGCTCCTGTAGACAGAAATCCTGCTCAGACATTTGATTGGCACTGAATGAACGAATAAACTCCTGCGTGTCCTGAGGAGAAACCCACACGTAACATGTATTAACTCAATGCATTATATAtgcttatatatatatctgAATAAATAAGTTCATGTTCTCACTTGTACAGTTTGACGCAAATGTTTGACTTTTTCGGTTGTTAGGAGTCGTCTGGTCAGAAATCCTTTAACAATAGCACAGAGGTGACACAGTGCCCTCTGCTGCTCTGCTGTTATAACCTAAGCaaacaagttttacatttaaagaatATTACCTTCAAATTAGTCTCTGTAGAGTaggaaaaaattgtcaaaataaatcACTGGGGCAGTAGTATTCATTAAAAAGGTCCTATATGTACTATTAAGTATAGATATATAAGTACCTCCGAGGTACACATTTGTGCCAAATGCAAACATAAACTTTTTTGGtccaaagctgtactttttgaaaggattCAGCACTAactgacagctggggtacatattttgactatTTTTTACAGGTCACAGTCCAacaacccaatgctgggttgtttcacaTGACCCATGATTGGgttaaatatggacattttttaagggttaatttaacccaactgttggggtGTCCATATTAACCAATCATGCACTATAAAAATAATATCatatcaaaaatattttaatgttaaggtaaacaatttcaacttgccaatatatcacaagtcaaaactttaaaaggtAGTTTGAATtgactttataaataaattgtttaaaaatcatgctgcatttttttttacaatgtgtgtTCTGAgcggcgcaaattcaaaatatttgtttgaagtgtcgtgtgttgctcgtcgTGTTTTAAGTGCGTTATGTGAACCGTAAGCATCATGCgttatgtcaaaatacatgcctgttgcacagggtttatgataaaagagatgctcatgttcacaaaatactcacaagacaatcacttaaagagatagttcacccaaaaatgaaaataatgtcattaatgactcgccctcatgtcgttccaaaatcggaagactaaagtcacgtgactgcagtgacgcggctgacgtgttatcctcagacatgtttgggaagttgttgttttttttcaaacttacagcgtgcgtctccctcagactgtaaacgaagctcagCCGCACAAAAAAACAACCAGCTAGGGTGCAcaagataacacgtcagccgcgtcactgcagtcacgtgactttaggttcacaacagacgcggaagagaagacgatgctgaataaagtcgtaatttttgttatttttggagtaaaatgtattttcaatgcttcaacacattctaactgacccactgatgtcacatggactactttaatgatgtttttattacctttctggacatggacattACACcttacatagattttcaatggagggtcaacAAACTCTCgtactaaatctaaaacatcttaactGTGTTTCCagagatgaacggaggtcttccgagtttggaacgacatgagggtgagtcattaatgacattattttaatttttgggtgaactatccctttaacactaaactctgattacacacagattaagcgagtatctggcaatgcgagcgtctcttttatcataaacctttcgaagcatctgcagcaggcttgtattttgacatgacacgtgatgcacataggttcacatgacgcaccgaacacgtattttgacatgatgagccacacctATGTTGGGCTAAATACAAGTTTTGATGAGCTTCAcattgtgcgccctcgaaaaaagtcaccggccgtCATTGGTCTGGAGGTTTATTGAAGTTTAAAAACTGTTAAGCGTCGCCGTCCcgaatacgggacacctaagtttgcattaatattgttgatattgtaatattgtaaattttaatccatcactacaaactatatatcgttggaaaggtctattCTGGAGGAttagacatttcaacagtgttttataaaataaattatgtagggagagtaattgattcattcatgaagagagtgtgcctcaaaacatttattttctgctaaatgtcactgtcccaccagcaggacgactacatttacttcaatgtttgcatatgaattcttatctaatcatgacaaactgtatattgtttgaaagctccaagagtgtagatttaactcaatagggtggggtgacgcttaaaaggttaaactacatttatatttaatgtaacatttaaaatagaTGATCACTACCTGGCTCATCctgtttctgttttttcctGTGCTGTGATTTAGGCCTCGTATGTAAACAGAAGTCTGTATGGAAGGTGACTGGATATCCAACATGTTAGATGGATAACCTAAAAAAAGTAGAAATCAGATGAAAATTCTGGCAATTGTTTGCAATCCAAAAATGTTGCTCTAGGTTAATATGGTTAAGACAAAtcttatgtgttgtgtttgttaCAGCATATTCActgtacaaaactgtaccttttctttATTCCTTTACAAcccattgaaatgttgtactaCTAATACTAAACCCTAaggcagtggcggccggtgattTCTTTTTCGAGTGCACATGATGCGAAGCTCATCACAACATGCATTTAGCCCGTtttgtgtggctcgtcatttcaaaatgtgtttgtcctactgaaaaatccagctaagaccagcataagctggtgagctggttttagctggtccccagcttggttccagctggttttgctggtgtaggaagctggttttgctggtgtagcaagctggtctagctgtgttttggtcacattttaagctggtctagctggacttagctagtcatgctggaataccagctggcccaccagcatgacagctctgtcaggctgggaggtccagcataaaccaccttaaaccagccacaaccagccaaaaccagctaccagcttatgctggttttagctggatttttcagtagggtgtcgttcatgtaaacttatgcatcatgtgtcatgtcaaaataagtgtctgctgcagacgcttcgaaggggtttatgatcAAAAGATGcacacgtttgccagatacgtTTACAAAATCTGAGTTTACTGTCTTGTGATTATTTTGTGAACGCGACCATTTCTTTTATAAACCCTTTTGACGAGTGTGCTGCAGGCACGCATTATGAAacgacacatgatgcacatggttcacatgatgcaatgAACACACATTTTAAATTCGCACCcttcggaagagaagtcaccggccacctaAGGACCTATTGTATACCAGTTAAAAATTAGGGGTACAAAGCATTTAACAATAGGTCCTTTACAGTAAaatgtacccaaaaaggtacaacattgtattatgttttgtaAAGCTTTTTGTATACCAAAAAAGATAAAGTTTTGTACTGTTTTTTAGACAAGTTTGACATACCAATGCAGGACAACGGATGATGCGATGATCCGTCTCCAGGGCTCAGAGAGCATATGGGGCTGACAACCGGGTAAAACTCACCAGCTGTCCTTAATTCACACCCGTCCCCGTCTGCTACAGGACTCAAAACACCCTGACCCCTGAGCATCCTACCTCTCTCCTCCGACTCCTgcttgaaacacaaacaaagatACAGTGAAGGttataatataaagaacatatataaccttgatatgtttaatattgactgagtactgtaccagtgttgtgcctgaacgagttcATTGAATGAAAGTTCATATTTTGGGCAAACGTGTACTGAACGTACTatattactgcctgatgaacgtgactgtgaactcgttcattctggTGCTTGTGAACGGCACATTCTCTCAGTTTAACGTTGTTTAATAGGGTCccagatttctatagagtcttccAGGCAAAAACCCGGctaaaaaacactgtaaacaggccttaatgtgtagcggaaaacacacccaatctggcaacaccagcCACCAGTGTTTCACAGCTGCATgcgtcatcaaaacaacactGACTCTGGACGCTGCTGAAATCCCTGCCGCGCtcacattaaataacatcatattcgTTATCATCGTTAACGATTAacgataaaaaaaaacaattaacataGGCTGCTAACAGATATTttggatcttgaaatagactcTGACTAAGCGCACGCTATTTAACATGCACATGCGGTGTGTGATACCCGCGCAGCGATTCTCGCcaggtgtgcgacccccttgatGCACCCGACTAGCCTTTCAAGATATGTGcaagtaaatacaaaaaattttcagtcaatgctaatgtaaagcctggttggataaggatttaaagttggatatcTGATGCATTaagcttcagtgttaaaactgataaaataattgctgtctgtggttctatatgggctataatggcaataatattaaaaaaaataatatgggaaaaaagaactataaattagtttatttttggaactgtgaactagttcaaaattttgaaatatgaactaaactagttcatttaaaaatttgtgttcatgtagaaagtgaacttcCCAACACTGCTGAGTATgatcatgtcaaagactgaaattaaattaatatcaTGATTGAAATTCATCTTTGAAGCTCCTATTCTCATAGTTCGATTATGAGACTTTGAGTCTGGATTTTACAGGCACATAAACTCACACTAACCTGAATGAGACGCAGTTGTTCTCTCTCTTGCTCAGCCACCAGACACGACATCCGGAAAGCATAGTCCTCCTCCAGAGGCTTTTGCATTTCTGCAGCATGGATTTGCCATTGCATCTCATCTTAAATACAGGCACAAATGATATGAAGATTAAAAATCATGCAGCCTAATTGTTACAGTCATGGGCAACACCAATACATGATAAAATATGTAAGTCGTTTCATCAGTTAAAATAGTCCTATTACCTGTTCTCCTTTCCTTCAATGCTGTGCCAATAACACTGTTTCCTTCCATCTCGGATGCTAGTTTGCCATAAGACGGAGATATGGGAGTCTCTCGTGTGAAGGTCTTCCTCATGGGTGAAGTAGGAGAGAGTCGAGGAGGAGTTTTCGGAGTGACCCCGGCCATAAACCGAGGCATTCGTTCCTGACTCCTATCTATAAGTGGACGTGAAGGTGGCTGGCTATCCATCGTGTGACATCTCCTCCTGAACAAGGGGCTTGTGAGTTCAGGATCCACTGGAGAGGTTTTTAATCCCCCCTTTGTGTTCGTGGTTTCAGTGTTGAACCTACTGTGGTTACCGAATCGATTTGAATTCGCATTTTCCACTCCAAGTGTTCTCCTCTCTTGATTTGGAGTCAAGGCATCCGGTGACCTCCCATTGGCCGTGATGCTTGGTTGGTTGGTGTCGTCGGGGTAAGTGAAGAAGATACTGCAGGCGGAGATGGGGCGGGGGCGTCCGCGGTGGGGCCTGAGACTTACACCGGGCTCCGGGCTGATCAGAGGACTGTGAGAGGATTGGCTGGGTGGGAGACTGCAGGGT
This window of the Misgurnus anguillicaudatus chromosome 19, ASM2758022v2, whole genome shotgun sequence genome carries:
- the LOC129436583 gene encoding centriolar coiled-coil protein of 110 kDa isoform X3: MTDGHLTEMESYEDFCARVLSNLQSEMMHQMNCIPLPAKRGAQSFICFHGRAILSPVLNEEQIREMDEYKKRAIHLEAKRRMHHKNNLLNQIQTVLWTSKEPKTLDVPDLVKQPTSSTKAAHNNECTMHDTAKLTPGGGTEPFILTSTPLAESSGAKEAKAGEEKQIEEEIKSEEVSLQHLLKKSREFIEKEQGRQGSKVIISKKADPKVMPSESSSDKENGSSLPFYTPCSLPPSQSSHSPLISPEPGVSLRPHRGRPRPISACSIFFTYPDDTNQPSITANGRSPDALTPNQERRTLGVENANSNRFGNHSRFNTETTNTKGGLKTSPVDPELTSPLFRRRCHTMDSQPPSRPLIDRSQERMPRFMAGVTPKTPPRLSPTSPMRKTFTRETPISPSYGKLASEMEGNSVIGTALKERRTDEMQWQIHAAEMQKPLEEDYAFRMSCLVAEQEREQLRLIQESEERGRMLRGQGVLSPVADGDGCELRTAGEFYPVVSPICSLSPGDGSSHHPLSCIGYPSNMLDIQSPSIQTSVYIRGLNHSTGKNRNRMSQVITAEQQRALCHLCAIVKGFLTRRLLTTEKVKHLRQTVQDTQEFIRSFSANQMSEQDFCLQERVRAQLRAALFDIHDIFFTMTLEERLSLLQQDRDLRTERKLREMEKAKSPKDKMILSAATQKSLDRKKQRMGESPGQTRKVQKSKSPPTKRSYKKSPEERVQHSERLKKQHSLG
- the LOC129436583 gene encoding centriolar coiled-coil protein of 110 kDa isoform X1, whose product is MTDGHLTEMESYEDFCARVLSNLQSEMMHQMNCIPLPAKRGAQSFICFHGRAILSPVLNEEQIREMDEYKKRAIHLEAKRRMHHKNNLLNQIQTVLWTSKEPKTLDVPDLVKQPTSSTKAAHNNECTMHDTAKLTPGGGTEPFILTSTPLAESSGAKEAKAGEEKQIEEEIKSEEVSLQHLLKKSREFIEKEQGRQGSKVIISKKADPKVMPSESSSDKENGSSLPFYTPCSLPPSQSSHSPLISPEPGVSLRPHRGRPRPISACSIFFTYPDDTNQPSITANGRSPDALTPNQERRTLGVENANSNRFGNHSRFNTETTNTKGGLKTSPVDPELTSPLFRRRCHTMDSQPPSRPLIDRSQERMPRFMAGVTPKTPPRLSPTSPMRKTFTRETPISPSYGKLASEMEGNSVIGTALKERRTDEMQWQIHAAEMQKPLEEDYAFRMSCLVAEQEREQLRLIQESEERGRMLRGQGVLSPVADGDGCELRTAGEFYPVVSPICSLSPGDGSSHHPLSCIGYPSNMLDIQSPSIQTSVYIRGLNHSTGKNRNRMSQVITAEQQRALCHLCAIVKGFLTRRLLTTEKVKHLRQTVQDTQEFIRSFSANQMSEQDFCLQERVRAQLRAALFDIHDIFFTMTLEERLSLLQQDRDLRTERKLREMEKAKSPKDKMILSAATQKSLDRKKQRMGESPGQTRKVQKSKSPPTKRILQPSQGQNAPVSGQQLPRRGSYKKSPEERVQHSERLKKQHSLG
- the LOC129436583 gene encoding centriolar coiled-coil protein of 110 kDa isoform X2; its protein translation is MESYEDFCARVLSNLQSEMMHQMNCIPLPAKRGAQSFICFHGRAILSPVLNEEQIREMDEYKKRAIHLEAKRRMHHKNNLLNQIQTVLWTSKEPKTLDVPDLVKQPTSSTKAAHNNECTMHDTAKLTPGGGTEPFILTSTPLAESSGAKEAKAGEEKQIEEEIKSEEVSLQHLLKKSREFIEKEQGRQGSKVIISKKADPKVMPSESSSDKENGSSLPFYTPCSLPPSQSSHSPLISPEPGVSLRPHRGRPRPISACSIFFTYPDDTNQPSITANGRSPDALTPNQERRTLGVENANSNRFGNHSRFNTETTNTKGGLKTSPVDPELTSPLFRRRCHTMDSQPPSRPLIDRSQERMPRFMAGVTPKTPPRLSPTSPMRKTFTRETPISPSYGKLASEMEGNSVIGTALKERRTDEMQWQIHAAEMQKPLEEDYAFRMSCLVAEQEREQLRLIQESEERGRMLRGQGVLSPVADGDGCELRTAGEFYPVVSPICSLSPGDGSSHHPLSCIGYPSNMLDIQSPSIQTSVYIRGLNHSTGKNRNRMSQVITAEQQRALCHLCAIVKGFLTRRLLTTEKVKHLRQTVQDTQEFIRSFSANQMSEQDFCLQERVRAQLRAALFDIHDIFFTMTLEERLSLLQQDRDLRTERKLREMEKAKSPKDKMILSAATQKSLDRKKQRMGESPGQTRKVQKSKSPPTKRILQPSQGQNAPVSGQQLPRRGSYKKSPEERVQHSERLKKQHSLG